In Bosea sp. PAMC 26642, the DNA window TCAACGCCGGTTGCCACCTCTGGCGCTCTCCGCCGCCCTTCGATCACTCGAAGCTCGCGACGATCGACGACGCCTGGTGCCTGATCGGCAGCGCCAACTGGGATGCGCGCAGCCTGCGGCTGAACTTCGAGATCACGCTGGAATTCTACGATCGCGACCTGGTGCGGCGCCTCAACGACATCATCGACAGCAAACGGGGCCATGCCGTCACGCTGGCCGACCTCGATGCTCGCTGGCCCATGGTGAAGATACGCGATGCGGCGGCCAGGCTCACGATGCCCTACATTTAGATCTGCAGCAAAACCTGCGTCATTCCGGGGCGGCCCGCAGGGCCGAGCCCGGAACCCATATGCACAGCGGGCTGCCGGAAGAGGCGTTGTGGCGGCCTGTCGCTTCTTCCGGATGCGGTCGCGCTTATGGGTTCCGGGCTCTTCGCTCCGCGAAGCCCCGGAATGACGAGCCGCATTGCCGGTGATCGTCAGTTCGCGCGCAAGAAAAAAGGGCCGGCGTCTCCGCCGGCCCTTTCCAGCTCTCAGTGCAAAATGCTCAGCGCGCGACCACGACCCGGGTGCCGACCTTCACGCGCTCGTAGAGGTCGATCACGTCCTCGTTCAGCATCCGGATGCAGCCCGAGGAGACCGCCTGGCCGATCGTCTCCGGCTCGTTCGAGCCGTGGATGCGATAGAGCGAGGAGCCGAGATACATGGCGCGGGCACCCATCGGGTTCTCCGGGCCGCCCGGCATGAAGCGCGGCAGGTCGGGACGGCGCTTCAGCATCTGCGAAGGCGGTGTCCAGGTTGGCCATTCGGCCTTGCGGGTGATGTTCTGCGAGCCGGCCCAGTCGAAGCCGGGGCGGCCGACGCCGACGCCGTAGCGCATCGCCTTGCCGTCGGGCATCACCAGATAGAGGCGACGCTCGCTGGTGTTGATCACAACGGTGCCGGGGCGCTGCTT includes these proteins:
- a CDS encoding L,D-transpeptidase, which gives rise to MNRFSRLAMIAGLVAAATSASAYEIDPLTRQPLVQGVEPAKAQATAIPREVVSYDGKQRPGTVVINTSERRLYLVMPDGKAMRYGVGVGRPGFDWAGSQNITRKAEWPTWTPPSQMLKRRPDLPRFMPGGPENPMGARAMYLGSSLYRIHGSNEPETIGQAVSSGCIRMLNEDVIDLYERVKVGTRVVVAR